ATTTGCCAGGGAGGATGGACAGAAAGTAGTTCACATTATGGGGCTGCGTGATGTCAGAGTGGACTCGGTCAGCTCGCTGCTGGAGGTTCGACCCTTTCCTTAAAACCTGCCCCTCTTGTGTTGTCCAGAGCTGGTGTTCTGAAGAATCCCTTGACCTTTAGAACACGTTAGTACAAAGACTTAAATTCCAAAAAAAGACATCTAAATTGCAACACTTATTGGTAGAGCACAAAAACTATCATCATCACTAATATTAGTTTATTGAATAGGATGCtatagaggcagacaggaaacaaaggAAGACCATGACATCAAGGGCTACATGCAGGGGGATGCACTTCAATCAGTAGGCTAAGGATACACCACATCATCGTCATTGGTTTCAATTGTTTCTCATATTGTTATTTACTAAAACAAATGTATTGTGCTTTCATGTGCTGAGTATTCAGTTGAGTACAACTTCAAATCTTTTATTAACTGTATCAAGCACCTCACATCAGCTACTGTCCTCATAGATGTACCAGCAGACTTTGAAGTATTTTAAATCCTTGAAATATCACTTAACAGAAAAACTTTAGGAAATAACAAATTCTAGCATTTTTCTTGTTTGGAGTTATGCTTGTTGCACAAGTTTTTTAAACATATCTTAACATTTCCATCTTTCTCACCCTTCTGTCCCTTTTCCTGTATCTCTTACAAAGGTGATTTCACAGGGCTCAGAGGAGCGAACACAGGGGATGAGTGGTATCAATCCACTCTCCTCTCGTTCTCATGCTTTGCTTCAGATTCAGCTAAGAGACCAAAACCAGCAGATAACTGGCAGGTGAGTGACATCCAGTGTGTCTTGATGTACgaactttgtgtcttttctccaAGAGACACTAGACTGATTGATATCTAGATCAAATAAGACCAATATGGTGTAAAATGAACTAAGAAGCGTGTTTGCTTGTAGGATGTGGTTTGTGGACCTGGCAGGAAGTGAGAGGGCGTCAGATGCCAAAGAACCAGACAGGCAGAGTCGTATGGAGGGAGCTGAGATCAACCAGAGTCTTTTGGCTGTAAGCTCTACAGATACATGTTCACACACTCAGAGGTCTCAGGTCAAAGATATTTATGAATGTGTGCCCTTTCTAATATCTTTTTTCTCAGCTTAAAGAATGTATCCGGTCCCTTGATCAAGAGCAATCGCACACACCTTTCAGACAAAGCAAACTGACTCAGGTAGTAAGACTGATGTAACACATTGTACAAGTATGCATGATTATCATTGCTGATTTTCTTGATTGTCTACTTTAATCTGCAACTccaatgtgttttcacagtgaactACTTCATTCTCATTCCAGGTTTTGAGAGACTCCTTTGTTGGTGATTCAATGACATGCATGATTGCCAACATTTCACCTGGTCACACAGCTACTGAACACACACTTAATACACTGAGATATGCTGATCGGTAAGTGTTCTGTGATTGTATGTGTGAGAGTAGGTATAGTGGAATGAAGTTGCTCAAAATGCTAAGCCCCTCTTGCTTTCATTTATATGACTTAGggaaagttttttcttttttaatctcGCTCCCACTCCATTTCATCTCTGGCCATGGTGGCAATGATCACTGACTGCATACTTTATTGCTTGTAGAGTGAAGGAGTTGAGGGGACACGAAGGaataagaggaagaagaagaggcaaGACAGCACCCTCCCCCAAACATAACCTGTCtaccaacaacagcagcagtagcagtggCAGTAGTTCCGGCATCCGAGGGAAAAGCCCCCCTAAAAAGCCAAAATTAGGGAGAAACAACGAGGATTTTGGGCTTATGACACCTACTACAAGATTGCCTGTAGGGAGCACAATTCTCTGCTCTACGCCAAAGAACAGCAGATCTGGGAAGGAAACAAATCCAAGTCCCAGAAAAGGGATCGGTCTTGAACATGTCACACCAGTTGGAGGTTGGCTGAGAATGGATGATAAGAGGCAAGAGAGTAAGGGAGCAGGCCAAATAGACGGTAGGAggatagaaaataaaagatatgcAGATACTGGCAGTCGCTCTGTTAGTGAGCTACGTGCGAGGACAGGACCAGTGTTTGGACAACCAATAGAAAAGCAAGTTCACTCCAGGGAGATGCAAAAAGATGAAGCAGCCTACAGCAGTAATTCCTCATCTGGATTCTAcaacagagaaaacaagaaccatcaaaacactttgaaagggggaaaaagggaagaaagagaatggatagaaataaaaagacaagtAGAAAACAGTATTGCCACAAGTAGTGGAGTAGAAAAACTAAGGGTAAGAGATTTGCAAAAGGCTGATGATCGTGATAAGGAAAGGACGAAGCATCTAAGACGGTATCACGAGCAGTTGCAGCAGTTTATACCCTCATCCACTTCTTCATCTGCCCATCTCTTCTCACCCTCTACATCTTTTGCTTCCTCTACTCAGCAATCTCTCTCATCTTCTGTTTCTCCATCTTCTCTCCGACACACATCTCACTTTTCAGTTTCTGCTTGTATGGGCCCTGGTTTGGAGGAGGTTTTAAATGCACATGCAGCCAAGGTTGAGGTTGATGGTAATAGAGCACAGCAGCCCTCTCCCAGTGGTGAGATTCACTTACAGACTGAAACCTCTGCAGTCTACAATAACAACGATAACGAGGATGCTCATAGTCACAGTGGTGGTGTTGGTGTAGACTGGAGGGTATCTTGGGAGGGACAATTTGGACGAGGCAGGGCTGAAAGTGAGAACAGGAGGTCGGTGGAGGCAACCGGTGAAACAAGACTAAGGATGGACGACAGGACGCCAGCTTGGATGGAAGGGGGAGAAAGGAGGTATGCGTGGCTGCCAACAACTGAGAGAAAGCCAGCAAATAGGATGACAGGTGCAATACCAACACATGCAGAGGCACAGCTGTCTTACATCTGTGATTCAAAAGAAGTGCGAGTAGAGGGACTGGATGCCTCAGATGTCCTAGCTGATGGAGGGTGGAGTACTGAGCAAGGAGCAGCTGACAGTTTAGCGTCTGCCCACAGCAACAGTGATAGCAACAGCCTCTTTAATCACCCTGCTTTTGAGTCACCCCATCAGCGATCTCCTGCAGAACGACCCCTCTCCCCAGTCTGCGAACGTACCAGCACATTCTTGACCCCAGACAAACTCAGTCATGTATCTCTTGACCTGAAGTGTGCTCAGTGCACTGCCAACACCATCCCTCTACCATTGCAAAATACCCCAGAGGCAGTGCCATCAAGCAGCGATAGCAGTGAGACGGAACCATGGTTTGCTGCTAATGCCAGTAGAAGACATTTTTCTCATGCTCAGTCAACTTTGTTACCTCTCACTTCTTCTAATTCGCAGATTGGATGGAAAACACCTTCTGAGCCCCTTGACAAGCTATCTAGAAATCTATCTTACACTCCAGACATCAAAGggaaaatgtctgttttaccTCGACAGGAGACTTATGCAGATTCTTTTAGCTCTTTCATGGATCCCCTTAGCATCTCCCTGCTTCAAGTGGACCAACAGGCTGCCACAGTCTCGTTCCTCCAAGGGGACAACAGCAGCACCTCACCCACAAGTGTGAAAAAAATTGGAGAGGATGAAGACGGAGAATTTCGCCTGTCTCTTTTGGAGCCGCCACAAGGAAAGACTCGCTGTCCTCCTACATCATCTGACATGCCGTCCTCTCTCCAGGACCGAGACAGCAGTCAGAAACTCCAAATAACACCAGCTCTTGGCAGCAAAGCCCCTGGATCTCCACTTAGACCCTCTACATG
Above is a genomic segment from Amphiprion ocellaris isolate individual 3 ecotype Okinawa chromosome 6, ASM2253959v1, whole genome shotgun sequence containing:
- the LOC111576623 gene encoding uncharacterized protein LOC111576623 is translated as MTLCLYECLRAVGLQHHYARFTSVGVCRASHLSALTMEDYPLLGIRTMQDRTRLFNLVQLVKTVDLDSLGYDDGDDYDYNVDGSDEGCAVVDSSFSHDGCGNPYEDVSEDEDEGRAAMRELNSTTFTRPSCVRRRLDFSNETTDHQEQFSHPVNTVDVSASHNRSNKPDQGKESAIPVQFQPEGGRAMICGCHGNNYYKPDVHHRPSDCLKGENTKPDITRGISMYSCDTRLPSFRQPKNSVETVTSKTFNNNPFGHKDRKVISRRQNSYTKMGSNEVIGHMAKPTPIYEAKRTAGYNYGLPLSSPHALNKKHTGKQRISVCVRKRPLTRAENRRGDADVVTTPGGECVTVHESKESVDLTQYILQHRFYYDQVFGEESSNEEVYRRTAYPLVLHMLSGGKATCFAYGQTGAGKTHTMLGSSPRRPGLYALAVRDIFAHLATRRTHSSLQVYVSFFEIYCGQLYDLLDHRKRLFAREDGQKVVHIMGLRDVRVDSVSSLLEVISQGSEERTQGMSGINPLSSRSHALLQIQLRDQNQQITGRMWFVDLAGSERASDAKEPDRQSRMEGAEINQSLLALKECIRSLDQEQSHTPFRQSKLTQVLRDSFVGDSMTCMIANISPGHTATEHTLNTLRYADRVKELRGHEGIRGRRRGKTAPSPKHNLSTNNSSSSSGSSSGIRGKSPPKKPKLGRNNEDFGLMTPTTRLPVGSTILCSTPKNSRSGKETNPSPRKGIGLEHVTPVGGWLRMDDKRQESKGAGQIDGRRIENKRYADTGSRSVSELRARTGPVFGQPIEKQVHSREMQKDEAAYSSNSSSGFYNRENKNHQNTLKGGKREEREWIEIKRQVENSIATSSGVEKLRVRDLQKADDRDKERTKHLRRYHEQLQQFIPSSTSSSAHLFSPSTSFASSTQQSLSSSVSPSSLRHTSHFSVSACMGPGLEEVLNAHAAKVEVDGNRAQQPSPSGEIHLQTETSAVYNNNDNEDAHSHSGGVGVDWRVSWEGQFGRGRAESENRRSVEATGETRLRMDDRTPAWMEGGERRYAWLPTTERKPANRMTGAIPTHAEAQLSYICDSKEVRVEGLDASDVLADGGWSTEQGAADSLASAHSNSDSNSLFNHPAFESPHQRSPAERPLSPVCERTSTFLTPDKLSHVSLDLKCAQCTANTIPLPLQNTPEAVPSSSDSSETEPWFAANASRRHFSHAQSTLLPLTSSNSQIGWKTPSEPLDKLSRNLSYTPDIKGKMSVLPRQETYADSFSSFMDPLSISLLQVDQQAATVSFLQGDNSSTSPTSVKKIGEDEDGEFRLSLLEPPQGKTRCPPTSSDMPSSLQDRDSSQKLQITPALGSKAPGSPLRPSTCASMQTSAMSPSVQHVGNTASASLHNLMTNATQMQPEYVLNEHKKTLSAITTPQLEMVSGHLDIVPNQPLVEHSNHSSKSNISLQQNNPAESNGQGRMSNQQISPTIPLFTLDDSDHVKWCIVEAHWEQLKEMEALCRKEGKLLCQQPDMAFGEYILKLEEIMEKKARCVHSMRAQLQPYLNPI